A genomic window from Nosocomiicoccus massiliensis includes:
- the purL gene encoding phosphoribosylformylglycinamidine synthase subunit PurL: MTKFNEPTAQQIADEKLYTQMGLREDEYDKVVELLGRQPNYTETGIFASMWSEHCSYKTSKTFLRQFNSKGERVLMGPGEGAGVVDIGDNEAVVFKVESHNSPSAVAPFHGAATGIGGILRDIVSIGSTPIALVNSLRFGELDNDNSKWLLKEATDGLQFYGNTMEISAVTGEVEFDERFQGRPLVNAMAVGLINHDDIQKGLAQGVGNKVVYAGLETGKDGILGASFSSEELGEDRKVEIPDTQEGYPEIGKRLMHATLEAIKHDKLVGIQDMGAAGLTSSSAEMAAKGGYGIEMHLDKVPVSDDTISPFEMMLSETQERMLLVVEDGSEEEFLKIFEKHDLPAAVIGEVTEGESLVLYYEGEKYADLPTEHLENAPEVILEGKERELDEARVDYSNEDLVDVFKQLIHHPTLGDKSYIYNKFDRKEDTLQGSGFGAGIVRIGDSNKAIAVAIDGKGRYVEADPYNGGKETVLHAFRTTLATGALPIAMTDGLNYGNPENKEMYEIIKQSTKGMAEASVAVNTPVISGNVSLYNETKDGPVLPTPIIGMVGLIEDVTYLTERFVKEGDSIYVVGELTPEFSGSQIEKLVDNTVRHTERTVDLDKEYARGMELRQLLLDGDLEKIAPIGRGGFIIKLAQLLSHYDLGADVQLDVRGDLLFSETAGTYIVVGKKGLNIKDAVEIGTVTGENFKVKAEGLELDLPMSEVKELYETAITSRLN; this comes from the coding sequence ATGACAAAATTTAATGAACCTACTGCACAACAAATTGCCGATGAGAAACTATATACACAAATGGGATTACGTGAAGATGAGTACGACAAAGTCGTTGAGTTATTAGGAAGACAACCAAACTACACAGAAACTGGAATTTTTGCGTCTATGTGGAGTGAACATTGTAGTTACAAAACATCTAAAACATTTTTACGCCAATTCAACTCAAAAGGTGAACGCGTATTAATGGGACCTGGTGAAGGTGCAGGAGTTGTGGATATTGGCGACAATGAAGCGGTCGTATTTAAAGTAGAATCTCATAACTCTCCGTCAGCAGTTGCACCGTTCCATGGTGCTGCGACTGGTATTGGTGGGATTTTACGTGACATCGTATCAATCGGTTCAACACCAATTGCGCTCGTAAACTCTCTAAGATTTGGTGAGTTAGACAATGATAACAGTAAGTGGTTATTAAAAGAGGCAACAGACGGTTTACAATTTTATGGTAATACGATGGAAATTAGCGCTGTAACTGGAGAAGTAGAATTCGATGAACGTTTCCAAGGACGTCCGCTCGTTAACGCGATGGCAGTCGGTTTAATTAATCATGATGACATTCAAAAAGGGCTCGCACAAGGTGTCGGGAACAAAGTCGTTTATGCAGGTCTTGAAACAGGCAAAGACGGTATTTTAGGTGCGTCATTCTCAAGTGAAGAGTTAGGTGAGGACCGTAAAGTAGAAATTCCAGATACACAAGAAGGATATCCTGAAATCGGTAAACGTTTAATGCACGCAACACTTGAAGCAATCAAACACGATAAACTCGTCGGTATTCAAGATATGGGTGCAGCGGGGCTTACTTCATCTTCAGCAGAAATGGCAGCTAAAGGTGGATACGGTATTGAAATGCATTTAGATAAAGTACCTGTATCTGACGATACAATTTCACCATTTGAAATGATGTTATCTGAAACACAAGAGAGAATGCTTCTCGTCGTAGAAGACGGTTCAGAAGAAGAATTTCTTAAAATTTTCGAAAAACATGATTTACCAGCCGCTGTAATCGGTGAAGTTACTGAAGGTGAATCACTCGTTTTATATTACGAAGGTGAAAAGTACGCAGACCTTCCAACTGAACATTTAGAAAACGCACCAGAAGTTATCTTAGAAGGTAAAGAAAGAGAATTAGATGAAGCAAGAGTAGACTATAGTAACGAAGATTTAGTCGATGTCTTTAAACAACTCATTCACCATCCAACACTTGGAGATAAGTCATACATTTACAACAAATTCGATCGTAAAGAAGACACGCTACAAGGCTCTGGATTTGGTGCAGGAATTGTCCGTATTGGAGACAGCAATAAAGCGATTGCTGTAGCGATTGACGGTAAAGGACGTTACGTTGAAGCAGATCCATATAACGGAGGGAAAGAGACAGTATTACACGCGTTTAGAACGACACTTGCAACAGGTGCGTTACCAATTGCGATGACGGACGGTCTGAACTACGGTAACCCTGAAAATAAAGAAATGTATGAAATTATTAAACAGTCAACTAAAGGTATGGCTGAAGCATCAGTTGCTGTAAATACACCAGTAATTTCAGGAAACGTTTCGTTATATAACGAGACAAAAGACGGCCCAGTATTACCGACACCAATTATCGGTATGGTCGGTTTAATTGAAGACGTGACGTATTTAACTGAGCGATTTGTAAAAGAAGGCGACAGCATTTACGTCGTTGGAGAGTTAACACCTGAATTTAGTGGAAGCCAAATCGAAAAACTCGTCGACAACACAGTGCGTCATACAGAACGTACGGTTGATTTAGATAAAGAATACGCACGTGGTATGGAGTTAAGACAACTATTATTAGATGGTGATTTAGAAAAAATCGCACCGATCGGTCGTGGTGGTTTCATTATCAAACTTGCACAACTCCTATCGCACTATGACTTAGGGGCAGACGTTCAATTAGACGTTCGTGGTGATCTATTATTCAGTGAAACAGCAGGTACGTATATCGTAGTTGGTAAAAAAGGATTAAATATTAAAGACGCTGTAGAAATCGGTACAGTGACAGGTGAAAACTTTAAAGTGAAAGCAGAAGGCTTAGAATTAGACTTACCGATGTCAGAAGTAAAAGAACTATATGAAACAGCAATTACAAGTCGCTTAAATTAA
- the purF gene encoding amidophosphoribosyltransferase: MFGIWGHENASELTYIALHSLQHRGQNGAGIVASNEDYLFGARGMGLLNDAISKEQLESLKPFKNAIGHVRYATKTSSELANVQPILLKSYSGDLGICHNGNLTNAIQLRKALESEGSIFQTTTDVEVMAHLLKRSKARTNKDRIKSALRQVKGAFVFLLLQENSLTIAMDNHGVRPLMLGRIDDAWCVASETCAFTAIGAEYVRDIEPGEFITITDDGIDFDKYSYVERPNLCSMEYIYFARADSEFRHQSTYRIRKALGAALAKEFKHEADLVIGVPDSSLAAARGFSSESGIKQEAGLLKNRYVGRTFITPGQEARERAVRMKLSPVRDIVEGKRVIVIDDSIVRGTTSKYIVRALRKAGATEVHMGVSSPPLKDPCYYGIDVSTHAEIIASRKSVEEICEEIDADSLTYLSVESMHDVYRQFGSRGECDACFTGDYPIEVVDDLLPQEKEQKSKGV; this comes from the coding sequence GTGTTTGGTATATGGGGTCATGAAAATGCATCAGAACTCACATATATCGCGCTCCATAGTTTACAACATCGAGGACAAAACGGTGCAGGTATCGTCGCATCAAATGAGGACTACTTATTTGGTGCGCGCGGTATGGGCCTTTTAAATGACGCGATATCTAAAGAACAGCTCGAGTCATTAAAGCCGTTTAAAAATGCGATTGGACACGTCCGTTATGCGACAAAAACTTCGTCTGAACTCGCAAACGTCCAACCGATATTACTAAAAAGTTATTCTGGTGACTTAGGTATATGTCATAACGGTAACTTAACGAACGCGATACAATTACGAAAAGCTTTAGAATCTGAAGGGTCAATCTTTCAAACGACGACAGACGTCGAAGTGATGGCGCATCTTTTAAAACGATCTAAAGCAAGAACTAATAAAGATAGAATTAAAAGTGCACTTAGACAAGTCAAAGGTGCTTTTGTATTTTTACTACTACAAGAAAATAGTTTAACGATTGCAATGGATAACCACGGTGTTCGTCCGTTAATGCTCGGACGAATTGACGATGCGTGGTGTGTCGCGAGTGAAACGTGTGCATTTACTGCAATCGGTGCGGAGTATGTCCGTGATATTGAACCAGGTGAATTTATAACGATTACTGACGACGGTATCGACTTTGATAAGTACTCTTATGTCGAGCGTCCAAATTTATGTTCGATGGAATATATTTATTTTGCGCGCGCAGACTCAGAGTTTCGTCATCAGTCCACATACCGTATTCGTAAAGCGCTCGGAGCTGCACTTGCGAAAGAGTTTAAACATGAAGCAGATCTCGTTATCGGGGTGCCCGATTCAAGTCTCGCTGCAGCGAGAGGTTTTTCATCAGAATCTGGTATTAAACAAGAGGCTGGACTACTTAAAAATCGATATGTCGGACGTACGTTTATTACACCAGGTCAAGAAGCTAGAGAACGTGCAGTACGTATGAAGTTATCTCCGGTGAGAGATATCGTTGAAGGGAAACGAGTCATCGTCATCGATGATTCAATAGTGAGAGGGACGACGAGTAAGTATATCGTTCGCGCACTGAGAAAAGCAGGCGCAACAGAAGTGCACATGGGTGTCTCGTCGCCGCCGTTAAAAGATCCGTGCTATTACGGTATCGACGTCTCAACTCATGCAGAGATTATCGCTTCAAGAAAGTCTGTTGAAGAAATTTGTGAAGAAATTGATGCAGATTCTCTCACGTATTTATCTGTCGAAAGTATGCATGACGTCTATAGACAATTCGGTTCTAGAGGTGAGTGTGACGCATGCTTTACAGGAGATTATCCGATTGAAGTTGTGGACGATTTATTACCACAAGAAAAAGAACAAAAATCTAAAGGAGTTTAA
- the purM gene encoding phosphoribosylformylglycinamidine cyclo-ligase translates to MSEQYKQAGVDIEAGYEAVKQMKVHVQQTMRKEVLGGLGGFGAAFDLSQLNLKEPVLVSGTDGVGTKLQLAIDSNRHDTIGIDAVAMCVNDILTTGAEPLYFLDYIAVNKVVPEQVADLVKGVSEGCKQAGCALIGGETAEMGDMYDEGAYDIAGFAVGAVEKSEYVDFDSVNAGDVIIGLPSSGIHSNGYSLVRKIIKDNNVDVNDTLNGTPLIDLLLEPTRIYVKQILKLQEDVKIKAMSHITGGGFYENIPRALREGLGAEVDVTDVKVPEILEWLIDQGNINRDEAYNVFNMGVGFMIVVDENDKDKALENLKASGESPVVLGKVVNEEGLTIHG, encoded by the coding sequence ATGTCTGAGCAATATAAACAAGCTGGCGTAGATATTGAAGCAGGGTATGAAGCGGTTAAACAAATGAAAGTGCACGTACAACAAACTATGCGTAAAGAAGTACTCGGAGGTCTTGGAGGCTTCGGTGCAGCGTTTGATTTATCGCAGTTAAATTTAAAAGAGCCAGTACTCGTATCGGGTACGGATGGTGTTGGTACGAAGTTACAACTTGCGATCGACTCAAATCGCCACGATACGATTGGAATTGACGCAGTTGCGATGTGCGTGAACGATATTTTAACGACAGGTGCAGAGCCACTGTACTTTTTAGACTACATTGCTGTAAATAAAGTAGTCCCTGAACAAGTTGCTGATCTCGTTAAAGGTGTCAGTGAAGGTTGTAAACAAGCAGGATGTGCGTTAATCGGTGGAGAAACTGCTGAAATGGGTGATATGTACGACGAAGGTGCGTATGATATCGCAGGATTTGCAGTCGGTGCGGTTGAGAAATCAGAATATGTTGATTTTGATAGCGTCAATGCTGGAGACGTCATTATCGGGTTACCCTCAAGTGGTATTCATTCAAATGGATATTCACTCGTTCGTAAAATCATTAAAGATAACAACGTTGACGTAAACGATACGTTAAACGGTACGCCTTTAATCGATTTACTACTCGAGCCAACTCGAATCTACGTCAAACAAATACTAAAACTCCAAGAAGACGTTAAAATTAAAGCGATGAGCCATATTACAGGTGGAGGTTTCTATGAAAACATTCCACGTGCGTTAAGAGAAGGGCTCGGTGCTGAAGTGGACGTGACAGACGTTAAAGTACCTGAGATTTTAGAGTGGTTAATCGACCAAGGAAACATTAACCGTGACGAGGCGTATAACGTCTTTAACATGGGCGTAGGTTTTATGATTGTCGTCGATGAAAACGATAAAGACAAAGCACTTGAAAACTTAAAAGCGTCAGGTGAAAGTCCAGTCGTTTTAGGTAAAGTAGTGAATGAAGAAGGACTTACAATCCATGGTTAA
- the purN gene encoding phosphoribosylglycinamide formyltransferase gives MKKDLQSMVNVAVFASGSGSNFENIATSDLPLSIKVLIVDNKDAKAIERAKRLNVPYEIVERSGKTKEEFEAEILNVLKDKNIEYILLAGFMKILSAEFIERYDRKIINIHPSLLPSFKGKNGILDAYNYGVKVSGVTVHYVDSGIDTGEIIDQEPVVLRDDDTLESFEEKIHEAEYKLYIRALKKVLEVKE, from the coding sequence ATGAAGAAGGACTTACAATCCATGGTTAATGTTGCAGTTTTCGCTTCAGGAAGCGGAAGTAACTTTGAAAATATCGCGACGAGCGACTTACCACTGTCTATAAAAGTATTAATTGTCGACAATAAAGACGCAAAAGCAATTGAACGCGCAAAACGTTTAAATGTACCGTATGAAATTGTCGAAAGAAGCGGTAAAACTAAAGAAGAGTTTGAAGCAGAAATATTAAATGTTTTAAAAGACAAAAATATCGAGTACATATTACTCGCAGGATTTATGAAAATTTTATCGGCAGAATTTATCGAACGATACGACCGTAAAATCATTAATATCCACCCGTCGTTATTACCGAGCTTTAAAGGTAAAAACGGCATATTAGATGCTTATAATTACGGTGTAAAAGTCAGTGGAGTTACGGTGCATTACGTCGACAGTGGTATCGATACTGGTGAAATTATCGATCAAGAACCAGTAGTTTTAAGAGATGACGATACGTTAGAAAGTTTTGAAGAGAAAATTCACGAAGCCGAATATAAGTTATATATTCGCGCGCTTAAAAAAGTGTTGGAGGTAAAAGAATGA
- the purH gene encoding bifunctional phosphoribosylaminoimidazolecarboxamide formyltransferase/IMP cyclohydrolase: MRALLSVSDKTGITEFGQKLVDNGYELFSTGGTLKALEDANVPVKSVSELTHFPEIMDGRVKTLHPAVHGGLLADRSKQSHLDELKEQDIDLIDMVVVNLYPFEETVKDENVTIEDAIENIDIGGPTMLRAAAKNYKHVLAVVNPADYDAVISRIQTDDLTEDFRRELMVKVFKHTTNYDQAITNFFSQAEKTLRYGENPHQKARYIRTTSAPNTILNAKILNGKELSYNNFRDADSAYLLARKFNGPVAVAVKHMNPCGVGVGDTIYDAFQNAYDADPQSIFGGIVALNKEVDLETAEALSKIFLEVIIAPKYTAAALEKLQEKKNLRVLEIDFTEQTGDEEIVSVSGGYLIQDRDNAPLNMDDVTVVTKKEPTDSEYRALALALEVVKHVKSNAIVLADEHRTVGIGAGQMNRVGALKIAIERATKELDGTVVMASDGFFPMPDSVQVAHEAGINAIIQPGGSKRDQDSIDYCDAHDMTMVTTGMRHFKH, from the coding sequence ATGAGAGCGTTACTCAGTGTTTCAGATAAGACAGGAATTACTGAATTTGGACAGAAACTCGTAGATAACGGCTACGAATTATTTAGTACAGGAGGTACGCTTAAAGCGTTAGAAGACGCGAACGTCCCTGTAAAAAGTGTGTCAGAACTCACGCACTTCCCTGAAATTATGGATGGCCGAGTGAAGACATTACATCCAGCAGTACATGGTGGTTTACTTGCTGATCGTAGTAAACAGTCTCATTTAGACGAGTTAAAAGAGCAAGATATTGATTTAATCGACATGGTTGTCGTTAACCTTTATCCGTTTGAAGAGACGGTAAAAGATGAAAACGTAACGATTGAAGATGCGATTGAAAATATCGATATCGGTGGTCCGACGATGTTACGTGCAGCGGCTAAAAACTATAAACACGTACTCGCAGTAGTAAACCCAGCTGATTACGATGCGGTCATTAGCCGAATTCAAACCGATGACTTAACAGAAGATTTTAGAAGAGAGCTAATGGTTAAAGTATTTAAACATACGACAAATTATGACCAAGCAATCACGAACTTCTTTAGTCAAGCTGAAAAAACACTTCGTTATGGTGAGAACCCGCACCAAAAAGCACGTTATATTCGTACGACAAGTGCACCGAACACGATTTTAAATGCAAAGATTTTAAACGGAAAAGAGCTATCATACAACAACTTCCGTGACGCAGATAGTGCGTATTTACTCGCGCGTAAATTTAACGGTCCTGTAGCAGTTGCTGTTAAACATATGAACCCGTGTGGTGTCGGCGTTGGCGATACGATTTACGACGCGTTTCAAAATGCTTATGACGCAGATCCACAGTCAATATTCGGTGGAATCGTTGCGTTAAACAAAGAAGTCGATTTAGAAACAGCAGAAGCATTAAGCAAAATCTTTTTAGAAGTGATAATTGCACCTAAGTACACTGCAGCGGCATTAGAAAAACTTCAAGAGAAAAAGAACTTACGTGTATTAGAAATTGACTTCACTGAACAAACAGGCGATGAAGAAATCGTTAGCGTATCAGGTGGGTATTTAATCCAAGATAGAGATAACGCTCCGTTAAATATGGATGACGTAACAGTCGTAACGAAAAAAGAACCGACAGACAGTGAATACCGTGCACTTGCTCTCGCGTTAGAAGTTGTTAAGCACGTAAAATCAAACGCGATTGTACTTGCTGATGAACATCGTACAGTCGGTATCGGTGCAGGTCAAATGAACCGTGTCGGTGCGTTAAAAATTGCGATTGAACGTGCAACAAAAGAGTTAGATGGTACGGTCGTTATGGCAAGTGATGGGTTCTTCCCAATGCCAGACTCTGTACAAGTCGCACACGAAGCAGGCATCAACGCAATTATTCAACCAGGTGGATCTAAGCGTGACCAAGATTCGATTGATTACTGTGACGCACATGATATGACGATGGTCACAACTGGTATGAGACACTTTAAACATTAG
- the purD gene encoding phosphoribosylamine--glycine ligase, translating to MNTLVIGSGGREHAIVRALNRSDRVNEVFALPGNDGMTEATLVEGIPVSEFDQIGEFCKEKNIEWVVVGPEDPLSEGIVDRLEDKFNLKVFGPRKLEAQMESSKSFTKHLMKKYSVPTASYEVFTDKSKATAYLENGDFPIVIKKDGLAAGKGVIIAQDLSEAQKALDELMETDGEVVIEEFLDGDEFSLMVLVNGDAFTPFNIIAQDHKRAFDNDEGPNTGGMGAYAPVDYISQNIIDEAVDKIVRPTVNAMVEEGLNYFGVLYLGAIITKDGVKTIEYNARFGDPEAQILLDLLETDFVELLESMYNKQPLQLSFKDEYAVGVILASEGYPGDYEKAKEIIIEKGTMADIYVSALKHLDGDTYESNGGRVLLAIGRGGTIDEAKENAYDTLSKVKYESSDFFYRKDIAYKA from the coding sequence ATGAATACTTTAGTTATTGGAAGTGGCGGACGAGAGCACGCGATTGTGCGTGCATTGAATCGTTCAGATAGAGTAAATGAAGTATTTGCGTTACCTGGGAATGACGGAATGACGGAAGCGACGCTTGTCGAAGGTATCCCAGTTTCTGAATTCGACCAAATTGGTGAGTTTTGTAAAGAGAAAAATATTGAATGGGTCGTTGTTGGTCCAGAAGATCCATTATCTGAAGGCATTGTAGACAGACTCGAAGACAAATTTAACTTAAAAGTATTTGGTCCTAGAAAACTAGAGGCACAAATGGAGTCGTCTAAATCATTTACAAAACACTTAATGAAAAAATACAGCGTCCCAACAGCAAGTTACGAAGTGTTCACAGATAAGTCGAAAGCAACTGCGTACTTAGAAAATGGAGATTTTCCAATCGTCATTAAAAAAGACGGACTTGCAGCAGGTAAAGGGGTTATCATCGCTCAAGATTTAAGCGAAGCACAGAAGGCGCTCGATGAACTGATGGAAACTGACGGCGAAGTCGTCATCGAGGAATTTTTAGACGGTGACGAATTTAGTTTAATGGTCCTCGTAAATGGTGATGCGTTCACGCCATTTAACATTATCGCACAAGACCATAAACGTGCATTTGATAACGATGAAGGACCAAATACTGGTGGAATGGGTGCATATGCGCCTGTAGATTATATTTCTCAAAATATAATCGATGAAGCGGTAGATAAAATTGTACGTCCGACGGTAAACGCGATGGTTGAGGAAGGGTTAAATTATTTCGGGGTTCTTTATCTCGGTGCTATTATTACAAAAGACGGTGTTAAAACAATCGAGTATAACGCAAGATTCGGTGACCCAGAAGCACAGATTCTTCTCGATTTATTAGAAACAGATTTTGTAGAACTGTTAGAAAGTATGTACAATAAACAACCCCTTCAATTATCGTTTAAAGATGAGTATGCGGTTGGCGTCATACTCGCTTCAGAAGGATATCCAGGTGATTATGAGAAAGCAAAAGAGATCATAATCGAAAAAGGTACGATGGCTGATATTTACGTCAGTGCATTAAAGCATTTAGACGGTGACACATATGAGTCAAATGGTGGCCGTGTATTACTTGCGATTGGACGCGGAGGTACAATCGACGAAGCAAAAGAAAATGCGTACGACACATTATCTAAAGTGAAATACGAATCATCAGATTTCTTTTATAGAAAAGATATCGCATATAAAGCATAA
- a CDS encoding GNAT family N-acetyltransferase — translation MGIRKGKNSDIDDIMSIKNAVVILMKESGNNQWSESYPARDTLLNDIENENLYIYEEDGEVLGFIVADNHHAYEYDDIPWELARLDSIAFHRAAVDPRAQGQGIASKLFDEVETHFKNEGYLGVHTDTNLNNLPMQKLFEKRGYEYKGKLNLHNNLNEWYVAYEKVF, via the coding sequence ATGGGGATAAGAAAAGGTAAAAATTCTGATATTGACGACATAATGTCAATAAAAAATGCCGTTGTTATACTGATGAAAGAAAGCGGAAACAACCAGTGGAGCGAAAGTTATCCAGCACGTGACACGCTTTTAAATGACATAGAGAACGAAAACTTATATATTTATGAAGAAGATGGGGAAGTACTCGGATTTATAGTTGCAGATAATCATCATGCGTATGAGTACGACGATATCCCATGGGAACTGGCGAGATTAGATAGTATTGCTTTTCATAGAGCAGCAGTCGACCCAAGAGCACAAGGGCAAGGTATCGCATCGAAACTATTTGACGAAGTTGAAACGCACTTTAAAAATGAAGGGTATCTCGGTGTCCATACGGACACCAATCTAAATAACCTACCGATGCAAAAACTATTCGAAAAGCGCGGATACGAGTACAAAGGTAAACTAAACCTTCATAACAATTTAAATGAATGGTATGTTGCATACGAAAAGGTGTTTTAG
- a CDS encoding dicarboxylate/amino acid:cation symporter, with amino-acid sequence MKLLLKLFSGIIAGIIVGSIYYFSADGTTFHSIMEIVTRLFITMQSILGSFIFFLIPLIIFFFIADGVSSIGRGAGKVVGATIGVAYISTIGAGLLAFVVAKFLMPIVTKGGQIQEEGTELGPLLEFDIPAPLDILTALVLAFSVGIVINIIKAETMKQWIHDGKQVVEFLIEKVVITILPFYIAGVFAGMASTGTVFKTLSVFGVVLLIAIALHWIWITIQYTIAGSLLGKNPFKMIKTMLPAYVTALGTMSSAATISVTLPKAKEMGVRDKIADFVIPLGANIHLSGSAITITSCSIAVMSVLPEYNTPGMLKMIGFVLLIGVVMVAAPGVPGGAVMAASGILVSHLGFNEAAVALMIALYMAQDSFGTAANITGDGAIAGIIDAYDQSLSKK; translated from the coding sequence ATGAAATTACTCCTTAAGTTATTTTCAGGAATCATTGCCGGAATTATTGTTGGTTCAATTTATTACTTCTCGGCAGATGGCACAACGTTCCACAGCATTATGGAAATCGTCACACGACTATTCATCACAATGCAAAGCATACTCGGATCGTTTATATTCTTTTTAATTCCGTTAATTATATTTTTCTTTATTGCTGACGGGGTTTCTTCTATTGGACGAGGTGCCGGAAAAGTTGTCGGTGCAACGATAGGAGTTGCATACATCTCTACAATTGGTGCAGGACTTTTAGCATTTGTCGTTGCTAAATTCTTAATGCCAATCGTTACTAAAGGCGGACAAATTCAAGAGGAAGGAACAGAGCTCGGTCCACTGTTAGAGTTCGACATCCCAGCACCACTTGATATTTTAACGGCGCTAGTACTTGCGTTTTCAGTTGGTATCGTCATTAACATCATCAAAGCTGAGACGATGAAACAATGGATACATGACGGTAAACAGGTCGTTGAGTTTTTAATCGAAAAAGTAGTCATTACAATTTTACCGTTCTACATCGCAGGTGTATTTGCTGGAATGGCATCTACAGGTACAGTGTTTAAGACACTTTCTGTATTTGGAGTCGTATTACTCATCGCGATTGCACTCCACTGGATATGGATTACAATTCAGTATACAATCGCAGGTTCATTACTTGGTAAAAATCCATTTAAGATGATTAAAACAATGCTCCCAGCATACGTAACAGCACTCGGTACAATGAGTAGTGCAGCGACAATTTCAGTCACACTACCAAAAGCAAAAGAGATGGGAGTACGAGACAAAATCGCAGATTTTGTTATCCCACTCGGAGCGAACATTCACTTATCAGGTTCAGCAATTACAATTACATCATGTTCTATTGCTGTAATGAGTGTATTACCTGAATATAATACACCTGGAATGTTAAAAATGATCGGGTTCGTATTACTCATTGGTGTCGTGATGGTAGCAGCACCTGGTGTGCCAGGAGGCGCAGTAATGGCGGCAAGTGGAATACTCGTATCACATTTAGGCTTCAACGAAGCGGCAGTCGCGTTAATGATTGCATTATATATGGCACAAGATAGCTTTGGAACTGCAGCAAACATCACAGGTGATGGTGCTATTGCAGGTATCATCGATGCATATGACCAAAGTTTAAGTAAAAAATAA
- a CDS encoding MFS transporter, giving the protein MRKLIYVIIIICFLDLFVQFPIVTPYALELGASEFMASVVVAAYSVTNVLGNVLGGYFSDRFGRKRTLLLGMILQVLIISSYISTPTIGVLIGIRVVHGFTSGMITPAAFSLVQDISRREAIGKAMALTGVSIGLAAIFGPAAGGILSSKYGYANTYLILALVYVVGLLLTIVAVKESTTVQSRREYNETKWTTLITRRPLVIAYISSLALMTSMGALSFALPIKTMSLGLDDRVTGMLLSVFGITAVIVFGSPLNNMFNRVAVNRLIKIGLVIISLAMILIHFGQGMSMLYAALGIYGIGYALVFPSMNKLIGQFTTMSERGKANGIFYAFFSVGSVVGSTLAGYFTEQFTIPFFSMAIVLIVLLVVFAVLDRGINFKEV; this is encoded by the coding sequence TTGAGAAAGTTAATATATGTCATTATTATCATATGTTTTTTAGATTTATTTGTTCAATTCCCGATCGTTACGCCGTACGCGCTTGAACTTGGTGCAAGTGAGTTTATGGCGAGTGTCGTCGTTGCAGCGTATTCTGTAACGAATGTTCTCGGTAACGTTCTCGGTGGATATTTTTCTGATAGATTTGGTAGGAAGAGAACACTTCTTCTTGGAATGATTCTACAAGTACTAATTATTAGCTCATATATATCGACGCCAACGATTGGTGTGTTAATTGGTATTCGCGTCGTGCACGGATTTACGAGCGGTATGATTACGCCGGCTGCGTTTAGTTTAGTTCAAGATATTTCTAGACGTGAAGCGATCGGTAAAGCGATGGCGCTAACTGGTGTTTCGATTGGACTCGCTGCGATTTTCGGTCCTGCAGCAGGAGGTATCCTCTCTAGCAAGTATGGATACGCGAATACGTACTTAATACTTGCACTTGTGTATGTGGTTGGGCTTTTACTTACGATTGTTGCGGTTAAAGAAAGTACAACTGTACAGTCGAGAAGAGAATATAATGAGACGAAATGGACGACGTTAATTACGAGACGTCCGTTAGTCATTGCATACATTTCGTCTTTAGCGTTAATGACGTCAATGGGTGCTTTATCTTTTGCATTACCGATTAAAACGATGTCGCTCGGATTAGATGATCGAGTGACAGGGATGCTTTTAAGTGTGTTTGGAATTACAGCTGTAATCGTATTTGGATCTCCGTTAAATAATATGTTTAACCGAGTCGCTGTAAACAGATTAATAAAAATCGGTCTCGTCATTATTTCGCTTGCGATGATTCTCATTCACTTTGGACAAGGTATGAGCATGTTGTACGCAGCACTCGGTATATACGGAATAGGATATGCGCTCGTATTCCCATCGATGAATAAATTAATCGGCCAATTTACGACGATGAGTGAACGTGGGAAAGCGAACGGTATATTTTATGCGTTCTTCTCTGTTGGTTCGGTCGTCGGTTCTACACTTGCAGGGTACTTTACTGAACAGTTTACGATTCCATTTTTCAGCATGGCAATCGTATTAATCGTGTTGTTAGTAGTATTTGCAGTACTCGATAGAGGTATAAACTTTAAAGAGGTGTAA